The Streptomyces rimosus genomic interval GTACCGTCGTGTTCGACGAGGCGGTCCAGCCAGGCCAGCTGCTCGTCGTGCGGTACGGCAGCCAGGCTGCGGCCCGGCGCGGCCAGGATCTGGAACGGTGCGAGCCGTGCGCCCTCCAGGCCGTCCACCGGCCAGCAGTAACGCCGGTACGCCTCGGTGAACGCGGCGGCGTCCGCGGCCCGTTCCCGCTGGCGCGCCAGCAGGTCCGGTACCTCCACGCCGCGGGCCGCGGCGGCCTCCAGCGCGTCCAGCGCCCCGGGGAAGGCCGCGCCGGACGCCGCGCCGACCGCCGCGTACTGCCCGCGCAGCAGCCCCGCCGCCTTCAGCGACCACGGCAGCAGTTCGGCGTCGAGCAGCAGCCAGTGCCCGGAGCCGGACGCCGTGGGGTCGGCCAGCTCCTCCCACAGGCCCGCGCCCTCCGCGGCTTCCCGTACGGACTTCAGCACCTGCTCGGTCAGAGCCGGGTCGTCGAAGAACGGGCGCCCGGTACGGGTGTAGACGGCGCCGCTCACGCCCGCCGCCGCGCCGAACCGCTCCCGCGCCGTCGCCTCGTCGCGGCACACCAGGACCACGGCCCGCGAGCCCATGTGCTTCTCCTCGCACACGACCTCCCGCACCCCGTCCGCCCGGTAGGCCGCGAACGCCTCGGCCGGGTGCTCCAGGTAGCCGTCCTCCCTGGAGGTCGCGCAGGGCGCCATCGTCGGCGGGAGGTACGGCAGCAGCCGCGGGTCGGCCGCGAACCGGCTCATCACCTCCAGGGCCGCCGCCGCGTTCTCCTCCTTGACCGCGACCCGGCCCATGTGGCGCGTCTCCACGACCCGCCGCCCGGCGACGTCGGCCAGGTCCAGCGGCCGCCCGTCAGCGCCGCCCGGCGCCTCGGTGGCCAGCGGCTTGGACGGCTCGTACCAGACCCGCTCGGCCGGTACGTCGACCAGTTCGCGCTCCGGCCAGCGCAGCGCCGTCATCCGGCCGCCGAAGACGCAGCCGGTGTCCAGGCAGATGGTGTTGTTCAGCCAGCTCGCGCGCGGGGCGGGGGTGTGCCCGTAGACCACGGCGGCGCGGCCCCGGTACTCCTCGGCCCACGGGTAGCGCACCGGCAGCCCGAACTCGTCGGTCTCGCCGGTCGTGTCGCCGTACAGCGCGAAGGACCGTACCCGCCCGGACGTGCGCCCGTGGTACTTCTCCGGCAGCCCGGCGTGGCTGACCACCAGCGACCCGCCGTCGAGCACGTAGTGGCTGACCAGGCCGTCGATGAAGGCCGCGACCTCGCCGCGGAACGCCTCGTCCTCCCGCTCCAGCTGGGCGACGGTCTCGGCGAGCCCGTGGCTGTGCTGCACCTTGCGGCCCTTGAGGTAGCGGCCGAGCTTGTTCTCGTGGTTGCCCGGTACGCACAGCGCGTGCCCGGCGGCGACCATGCCCATCACCAGGCGCAGCACACCGGGGCTGTCCGGGCCGCGGTCGACCAGGTCGCCGACGAAGACCGCGGTACGGCCCTGCGGGTGCCGGGCGTCCACGGGGCGGCCGAGCGCGTCCCGCTCGATGTCGTACCCCAGGCGCCCGAGCAGCGTCTCCAGCTCGGAGCGGCAGCCGTGGATGTCGCCGACGATGTCGAACGGGCCGGTCAGGTGCCGCAGGTCGTTGAAGCGCCGCTCGGTGACGAGCTCCGCCGCCTCGACCTGCTCCACGCCCTTGAGCACATGCACCTTACGGAAGCCCTCGCGCTCCAAGTGGCGCAGCGAGCGCCGCAGTTCGCGCTGGTGGCGCTGGATGACGCGGAGCGGCAGCCCGGCACGGTCCGCGCGGGCCGCGTTGCGCTCGGCACACACCTCCTCGGGCAGGTCCAGGACGATGGCCACCGGCAGCACGTCGTGCTCGCGGGCCAGCTTCACCAGCTGGGCGCGCGCCTCGCGCTGCACGTTCGTGGCGTCGACGACGGTCCGCCGGCCGGCCGCGAGCCGCTTGCCCGCGATGTAGTGCAGCACGTCGAAGGCGTCGCCGCTGGCGCTCTGGTCGTTCTCGTCGTCGCTGACCAGCCCGCGGCAGAAGTCCGAGGAGAGAACCTCGGTGGGCTTGAAGTGCCGGGCGGCGAACGTGGACTTGCCGGAGCCGGTGGCGCCGATGAGCGCCACCAGGCACAGGTCGGGGACGCCCAGCGGGCGGCGGACGGAAGAAGCGTCGGTCATGCCTGGGCCTCCTTTGCGGGGGTGAGGGCGGTCGTGGGTACGGAAGCGGGCCGGGCGGGCGCGGGTACGGACACGCGGTCCGCCGCCAGACGGAAGTGCGCCAGCTGGGTCGGCGGCCCCACCTCGGGGTCGTCCGGGCCCACGGGCCGGAACTCCACCTCGTACCCGTGCCGCTCCGCCACCTCCCCGGACCACGCCCGGAACTCCTCCCGCGTCCACTCGAAGCGGTGGTCGCGGTGGCGTACGTGCCCGGCGGGCAGCGACTCCCAGCGCACGTTGTACTCGACGTTCGGCGTCGTCACCACGACCGAACGGGGCCGGGCCGCGCCGAAGACCGCGTACTCCAGCGCGGACAGCCGTGGCGGGTCGACGTGCTCGACGACCTCGCTGAGCACGGCCGCGTCGTACCCCTTCAGCCGGGCGTCGGTATACGCGAGCGAGCCCTGCACCAGGCGCAGCCGCTCGGACTGCCGCTCGGGCATCCGGTCCAGCCGCAGCCGGCGCCGCGTCTCCTGGAGCGCGCGCAT includes:
- a CDS encoding polynucleotide kinase-phosphatase produces the protein MTDASSVRRPLGVPDLCLVALIGATGSGKSTFAARHFKPTEVLSSDFCRGLVSDDENDQSASGDAFDVLHYIAGKRLAAGRRTVVDATNVQREARAQLVKLAREHDVLPVAIVLDLPEEVCAERNAARADRAGLPLRVIQRHQRELRRSLRHLEREGFRKVHVLKGVEQVEAAELVTERRFNDLRHLTGPFDIVGDIHGCRSELETLLGRLGYDIERDALGRPVDARHPQGRTAVFVGDLVDRGPDSPGVLRLVMGMVAAGHALCVPGNHENKLGRYLKGRKVQHSHGLAETVAQLEREDEAFRGEVAAFIDGLVSHYVLDGGSLVVSHAGLPEKYHGRTSGRVRSFALYGDTTGETDEFGLPVRYPWAEEYRGRAAVVYGHTPAPRASWLNNTICLDTGCVFGGRMTALRWPERELVDVPAERVWYEPSKPLATEAPGGADGRPLDLADVAGRRVVETRHMGRVAVKEENAAAALEVMSRFAADPRLLPYLPPTMAPCATSREDGYLEHPAEAFAAYRADGVREVVCEEKHMGSRAVVLVCRDEATARERFGAAAGVSGAVYTRTGRPFFDDPALTEQVLKSVREAAEGAGLWEELADPTASGSGHWLLLDAELLPWSLKAAGLLRGQYAAVGAASGAAFPGALDALEAAAARGVEVPDLLARQRERAADAAAFTEAYRRYCWPVDGLEGARLAPFQILAAPGRSLAAVPHDEQLAWLDRLVEHDGTGLLRRTGRLVVDTEDEASVAAGVQWWLDLTADGGEGMVVKPLGALVRKGDGRLVQPGVKCRGREYLRIIYGPEYTRPENLERLRVRHLGHKRSLALREYALGLEALDRLADGEPLWRVHEAVFAVLALESEPVDPRL